ACATTCGCGAACCGCAGCGTGAACGTGAAGAGGTTGGGGAAGATATGAAAGTGGATGCGTTATAATTGTTGACTTGTCTACCTGATTTTTCCTGCACTATGCTATGCCATATGATATCTCATGCGGTAATGGAGCTTACATAAAGGGATAGGACAGCAATGGATACTATTCACGAACACCTCGAATTCATTCCGGCAGGCGCGCTTTTCGTCGAAGGCACTCTGAGCATACCCGCAGAGGCGCGGGGAATTGTATTGTTTCCGTCCGGTATAGATAGTCTAGAGCGCTCTTCGTACATCACACGCCTGGCAGAACTGTTGCAGCAATCTGGATTGGCAACGCTGCTCGTCAATTTGTTCACCTCCGAGGAAAAAAACCAGGATGCGGTAACCGGCTTTTTCCGTGAAAATGTTGATATCATGCAGCAGCGCATTATAGGCATCGCCAACTGGCTTGCTGAAGACGAGCGGACACAGAATCTTGGGATTTGCTATTTTGGCAGCGATGTCACGGGCGCCGCCGTTTTAATAGCCGCCGTTGAGCGCCCTGACCTTGTTGTTGCCATAGCCTGCGCTGAAGGACGCCTGGAATTGGCCGGCAACTACCTCTCTCAAGTCGAGACACCGGTTCTGCTGCTGGCCGCTGAGAAGGATACGCAGCGAAGCGAGGCGAACCGGCAAGCCCTGGAGCAACTGCACGGCACGAAAAACCTGGAGGTCATTAAGGGAGCAACGGGCATCTTCGAGGACTCCAATACCCAGGAGCAGGTCGCGCAAATAGCGGGGCAATGGTTTGCACGTCACCTGGGCCTGTAGGGATGCGCTACCTGACGAGTGCGAAGAATCTGCGCCCAGCCGTGTCATTCTGAGCTGAGTGCGAAGAATCTCAGTACGACGGTGGCGCAGATTCTTCGCTGCGCTCAGAATGACACGACCTACTGCTGCTTTCCGATTTTGGTGGAGAAAGTTCAACATCTGCACTCTACGTGAATCCGCACGCTGCCGGTCGCCGCAAAGCAATTGGAGCCAAAAACATATGCACCGGCGATAATCCCCCATTATCACCGGTGCATATTTGGCAAGGAGACCCAGGACGAAATAATCGTCATAGAAACAGAAGGCATAGGTGTGTTCTGAGGTGGTGATGCTCGTAGTTTGTCTGGAGCGGAGCTTCGACGGATGCATTCCCGGAGTCAATACCCAGATAGGGTCGCTGCGACAGGTATTGCTTTCCGGAGCAGCGCTCAACAGATCAAATTGGCACCCAGCGATCATCACCACCACTGTTCTTAAGTGTACACAGAGCAACTTGCTTTAGCCTTTTTTCACCGTTGCATTTTTCTTTCACTATGAGCCATGCCTGATATGTTCTGTCAGGCGGAACAGTAGCGATTGCTTCTATCGTCTTCTGGTAGTATAGAGAAGAATTTGCATAAGTCTTACATAAGACAGCCATTTGTGATAAGATAAAGTACAAGGATTTGAGGAGGTGCTTTTATGAAGGCAGTAAAGACACACGTGGGACGTTGCGATAGCTGTGGTGAACCGGCTGCATATGCTCAACTATTGCCAGGCGGGCGAACGTTCCGCTTTTGCGAGCAGCATGTACCTTTGTTGGTAAAAAAACAGGCCGAGGCAGCTGCATCTACCACAAAAGAAAAGAAGTAGGTAATAGAATTTTCAGGCAAGCGCGTGTCTCTGGTCAGATGGCCGGCCATCTGACCAGAGACACGCGCTTGCCTGAAAATTTTTTGGCGATTGAAACCTAGCTGTCGCTACTACATACAAATATGTTGTAGAAGGCATTTAACTTTTGAAGCGAGATGGTGCTATTCAGGGGAGTTACGACGATGACATCTCGATCTTTTTGAGCGGGAAAGCGCGCGAAACGATAAGTCACGTGTTCACTATGGAGTATCCCCAGGAATCCGGGATGAAGATCGGTATGCGGCACAAAGACAAGAATGCTGGGACGATTAGCGTAGAGTACAGCGCTGGTATTTGCCGGAATACGATTAAGCTGCGGTTTATTGGTTAGTAATGGCACGGGGTCGGCCAGGATGATCTTACCCTGTGTTTTAAACACAATCGGATAAGCAATCCAACCCGCTGCCCAGCCGTACTGGATGTGTTCGCGCTCCATATAAGCGATGATGGCGTCGTTATTGAGCGGGGCTAATGTGCAATAAGGCGATTGAAAAGTGCTTCCGGCATCGGTTAGCCCATAAGAGAAGACCTGCATAAACATTGCTAAAAGGAGTATTCCGACAAGGAAACCAAGGGCGGCTTGCAATGAGAGAAGCCTGCGAAGCGGGTGAGCGACTTTGACGGGATCACCGGATGATCCCGTAGGGGCCGATGAATCGGCGGTGGGCGCGATGAATCGGCCCCTACGTTCTTTTGTTCTCGCTCTGCTCAGCAGTTCGCCCTGGCTGATTACCAGGACAGTGAAAGGGATGGCGAAGAGGAAAGGGAGAACCAGCGTCAGTGGAGTGGCATAACGACCGGCGAGATCATATTCGCATGCCCAGAGGCCAATTGCAGCCGCTTTCGTTACACAGAAAATAGTGGTCGCGCAGGCCGCAAAGAGCAGCGACAGACCCGTCAGGGAGCGGATGCGTAGCAATAGCGGTGCGGGGTGAACGAAGGAAGCAGCGAAGAGTACGACACTGGCAAGAATGCAAAACAGACCGAAGTAGAGCATGAACCCGTGTAAAAGTGCGAGCAGGGTGGATTCGTCGGGTAATGCTCCGCTGATGACGCGCGGCGTGACGCAAAAGGTATAAAGGTGAGCCAGGCCGAAAAAGATATCCACGCGCGTAGGATAGTGGGCGCGTATCTCAGGACGCAATACGGTGTTCCCCGAAAGGTACAGCATGTACGTGATATTCTGCCATGAATTGCTGATACCCCAGATGAGAGCAGGGCTAAGGCCAATGATACAGGCGGGGAACGCGGCTAAAAATGGCAGGACAACAGAACGTATAAAACGTTTCCTCGCAAGTTTTTGCCTCACCAGTTGTATGTAATCCCATGCGATCCAGAGGCCTGCCGCTGCGATGCCGTAGACGATGATCGGGTTGATCCAGAGGCCTAAACCAACAATAAAGCCAATACCTGCCCAGCGCCAGGCCTGTTCCCGCGCAGATGCTCCTGCCTGCCGGCGGCGCGTGAGCTTCAAGGACGAGATAAGCAGCAGCAGCATAAGCGCGAATGATTCGATGTAGCCACCCAGGGTAGTGAGTTCTAGCACGGTATCATACAGTGGGGGAATGGCCGCGAACAATGTGGATATGGTCATGAACCAGCGCTTAGGGCGCCGGGGTAGCCGGGCAGCGTCAGCTAACTCCGCTGCCAGCTTCCAGGTCAGCCAGACGACTGCGAGCGAGAGAAGAATGGGTTCGGCCCGTAGCGCCCATGGCGAAGGCCCTACGATGGCAAAGATAATGGCTACCAGGTAGGCTTCCAGGCTGCCCATGTATGGCTGGCCGTAGAAGTAGATCGGAAACTCACCATGCAAAATGTGCTCAGCCTGGATGCCCACAAGCGCCTCGTCGCCATTGATGAAACCTTGAGTATGAATAACGAGCCAGGCACGTATGATGAGCGCTGCTGCCAGGCAGAACAGGAGTGGAATAGAGCGACGGATGCGGTTCGCTGCTCCTTGCGATGTATATTCTTCTCCCGGCATGTCTTCGAGTGCTGGAGAATCATTCCAGGGTTTTGCGATCTTGACTTCGGTTAAGTAATCCTTAATACTCATCCTCTACCACCTCCACCAGTTTTCCAAAGCAGGCATAACGAAATCTTTAGACCGATACCAGGGACGAAAAAGAGACCAGGTAATATCATTCGGTAACCTCGCAGGAGCCGATACTGAATGTAACCAACCAAACACACTCGTCCGAGCGGCCTCTGTCGTGTCATGCTGAGCCTTTCGCTTCGCTCGAAGGGAAACTCCGCGAAGAATCTGTGCCCCATCCATGTCATGCTGAGGGAAGCGAAGAATCTGCGCCCCGTCGTACTGAGATTCTTCGCTTCCCTCAGCATGACATGGCGAGAGAATACTTCCCGTTTTTGGTTGGAAAAGTCCATCACCGGCGCTGGGCGCGATCAACTGACCCCTACACAGATATCTTGCCTGAGCGATGTGATCTGTTGTAATCATACCTATATGAACGGGAAAAACAAAATTATACGGTAGGGATGGAGATGAAATAGTACAATCGGGTATCACTCGATCAGGCTAACGGCAGTCGAACGTGAAAGATGGTTCCTGTACCTGGAATGCCGCTGCTCTCAATCCAGATTTGCCCTCCCATGGCTTCAATCAGGCGGCGTGAGATGTATAAGCCCAGGCCCGAACCGCGTACAGTGCTATTGAGGTCGTCTTCGAGGCGGACGAAGCGTTGGAACAGTTTTGCCTGATCCTGTGGTTTGATACCCTTGCCTTTATCGGCCACGCTAATGATCGCAGCGGGCTGCGGGTCCTGGACAATACGAGCATAGAACGTCACAGGAGTACCTTCAGGTGAGTACTTGAGGGCGTTGACGCTGAGGTTAAGGAAGACCTGGCGCAGGCGGCCTGGATCGGCTTGCACGAATAATTTTGCCGGGATATGGACGTACAGGGCCCGATTTTCCTTTTTGGCCTGTGGCTCGATCAAATCGAGAATGTTGCGTATCACCTCTTGAACAGAAACTCGTTCGATATGAGCGGGACGAATCCCGGCCTCTACTTCCAGGCGGCTTGCGTCCATCACATTACTGAGCAGGATGACCAGCTCTTCGCAGCCGCGCTGAGCCTTTTGCAGGAATTCCTGGCGTTGCTCAGCCGGCAAGGCGTCTCCATACTGGACGAGTAGTTCAAGATATCCTTGTACAGCGGTAAGAGGTGTGCGTAGCTCGTGAGAAGCTGTGATCATAAACTGGTCTTTAAGCTGGTCAAGCTCCTGCAGGCGTTTATGCGCGGTGTGTAGCTGGAAATAAAGTTGTGCATTGGTGAAAGCAATGGCCGCCTGTTCCGCGAAATCCTGGGCCTGCGCTAAGTCTGCAATGACAAATGATTTCTTTTTTTGCGCGCTCGTTCGCAATGAGCGCGCCAGTACGAGCAAGGCAACAGGCGTGTCCTTTGCGATCAAGGGCGCGAGAATGGCTGTGCGCACGTAGCGCCGTTGTAATGCCTCGCGTAATGAAGATACTCGCGCACCTCGTCCGCGAAATCCTTCTGGCACTGCCCGGCCACTAATGGCAGGCAAGGAGGGATTTGAGCGTGAAGTAAGGATCGCCGGAAATTGTCCGCTAATGGCGGGCAGTTTGCCGGTCGATTCCCGCTGTTCAATTGCCATTAATATTGGTTGCAGGGAACCGAGGGCCTGCATCTCAAAGTCGCGCTGGTAGATCGGCGGCCAATCATTGAACGTGGCAGGAGGCTCCTGCGGATCGACATAGTAAGCGAGGGGCAGCAATTGCCTATTCGTATCGCCGCTATAGAGCAGCGCATAATCGGCTTGTAGCGCGTTTGCTGCCTCTATGCAAATAAACTGGTGGATTTCGGCTGGTTCCGCGACGGCGGAATTCAGGCGAGCAGCGATATTTGCCAGCGCTCTGGCGAATCCTTCATGCTCGCGCGCCGACTGGTACAGGTGAGCATGCTCAATGGCGCTGGCTGCCAGTTCTGCAAATGCATTGGCTAAATAACTATCGTGCGGGCCGAAATATTCTGAAGTTGAGCGAGAGAGGCCGAGACTCCCTATTATTTTGTTCTGATAGCGCAGGGGAACAAAAAGTGTGACAGGTATCCCGTGGTCCTGTTGCCACTGTCGTATTTCTATTGGAAGGCCTGATGTCGGTGCTGTTGATTGAACCGCCATCTCTTTGCCTAAAAATCCCACCTGTTCTACCAGGTGTTCCGCATGTATCTCCCAGGTATTGATTTCTGCTGCGCCGGAAGTGGCCGCCAGCACCTGTAAGCTTGACTGCCTGCTGAGCGGAGAGTCATAGTCTCCTAACAATACAAGTATTGCGGCATCGAAGCCCAACTGATTTGCCGCAATGGTGATAATGCGGGTCAGCAGGGGATCAAGTTCGAGGATAGGGGCCAGCTGAGCAGCCAGCATGCGCAGGTGGTCAGCTTGTATGCTGCGCTGCTCTCGTTCTCGCAGCAGCATTTCATTTTCATTACTGGTCAGCACGTAGCGCACGGAGACAAGGACGCCCAGGATGGCGGTCAGCACAACAAGGAAGAAGGAAAGAATGGTGTTATCTTCTGTCGTTTCGCTATAGAGCATGAGGATCAAGAGGATGGCAAGTGGAATGTAAAGGAGCAGGTTACGAAACAGCGTATAACTACGGTCTGATTTTCCGCTGAGATTGGGCGGTATATCCTCTCTTAGAGGCGCCTGGTCCGTGTTCTGGCGTTCGTTGTAGACCTTGCGCACGATCATATTGTACTGGTAAAGAGCGGCGAGGCCCATTAAGAGATAGCCTATAAACCAGAATGTGTCAACATAGAAGGTGCCCGTCGTGTAGGTACCGGCAGGCACTCCGATGGCATAGCCTGTATCGGCACAGATCTGGGAAACAATGCCCAGCCCGAAAAGTATAAGGGAGGCACGCAATATACGCTCGGTGCGCTGGTAGAAGAGTAGGAGCAGGGCGAGTATGAGCAGGATATCCCAAAAAGGATAGGAGACGGCGACGATCAGTTTATACGTGTCTGTTTCATTCAGGAAGATAGGATAGATGACGAAATACCAGCTTATGCCTAGCAAGCAGAGGGTTGTAATGAGTGCATCGAGGCCAATCCGCAGGCGGAAGCGCCCGGCATGAGGCTGTGTGGGAATGAGAAGCAAACCTGCCAGGGCAAAGAGATAATACATGGTAAAGCCGATATCGGCTGGCGATGGAACGGGGGTTAATGTGCCGCCCATCTCCAGGTATGTATAATAGAAGCCGCCGATGCCATTCGTAATCAGGCCAGCGCCAATTAAAAGCCAGGCTAATTGAAGCCGCGGCTGCAGGCGTACAGGCCCATAACGCGCGCGCCAGGCTGTAGTGAATGCCCACCAGGCGCCAATCCACGATGCCACTCCATACATCGAGTCGCCCACGAACGTGACGGCGGTATCCCCACCCAGGCGGAACAGCAGCCAGATAAAACTGATGGTGATGATACCTATGCTACTCGCAGCTGCGAGATAGTTTTGGCGACCCAATTTCTGAAGATAGGCGCGCGTCAACTTCTCTGTTGCTACGATCTTCATTTGTAACTCGAAGGTCTGTCCTGACATAGCATTCCTCTGCCATTTATCGAAAATGTCAGGGTCGGTCAGTCGTCGCTCTGCCCCTGGGGGACGGTATGCAGGGGACGATACTGAAAGATTTTACCTGATGGCATACTCCTAGCTAGCTGACCATAGTATACCTGACAGCCTCTATTTTGTCACTCAGATACACAAGCATTCGTATTTTCGTACTGAAGATGAGGTCGTTTCATAGTCTATCGAGGCGTGATTTCTGAAAATATTGGGACGATGGAAGTATAATTAGATGAAGGGCGAAACAGCAGAAAGGAAAATGCTAGATGCAACCTGTAATCATAACCGCGGCCATCGTCGGCGCAGAAGTTACCAGAGAGCAACAACCCCATCTCCCTATCACGCCCCTGGAAATTATTGAGGCGGCGGTAGAGTGTTACCAGGCGGGGGCAGCGATCATTCATATTCACGTGCGAGATGAAAAAGGGAACGCCAGCCAGGATGCCGCCTTATTTAAGGAAGTGGTGGAGGGCATTCGCGCGCGGTGTGATGTGATAACCCAGGTATCGACAGGCGGAGCGATAGGAATGAGCGCACAGGAGCGCCTGCAAAGTGTTGAATGCAGGCCGGATATGGCGACGCTGACGACGGGTACGGTGAACTTTGGAGAAGGCGTTTTCATGAATGACCTCTCGTTAGTAGAGACCTTCGCGCGGCGCTTGCGCGATGATGGGATTGTGCCTGAGATCGAGATTTTTGACGTGGGGAT
This genomic interval from Ktedonobacteraceae bacterium contains the following:
- a CDS encoding 3-keto-5-aminohexanoate cleavage protein, giving the protein MQPVIITAAIVGAEVTREQQPHLPITPLEIIEAAVECYQAGAAIIHIHVRDEKGNASQDAALFKEVVEGIRARCDVITQVSTGGAIGMSAQERLQSVECRPDMATLTTGTVNFGEGVFMNDLSLVETFARRLRDDGIVPEIEIFDVGMIDTALRLRAMGLITDPVHFDFVMGVPGGIGADPAHLVHMARSLPASSTWSVAGIGRHQLILGVIALAMGGNVRVGFEDNIYYRKGVLARSNAELVARIARIAGELERAVATPAQAREILQLERYKVL
- a CDS encoding ATP-binding protein — translated: MSGQTFELQMKIVATEKLTRAYLQKLGRQNYLAAASSIGIITISFIWLLFRLGGDTAVTFVGDSMYGVASWIGAWWAFTTAWRARYGPVRLQPRLQLAWLLIGAGLITNGIGGFYYTYLEMGGTLTPVPSPADIGFTMYYLFALAGLLLIPTQPHAGRFRLRIGLDALITTLCLLGISWYFVIYPIFLNETDTYKLIVAVSYPFWDILLILALLLLFYQRTERILRASLILFGLGIVSQICADTGYAIGVPAGTYTTGTFYVDTFWFIGYLLMGLAALYQYNMIVRKVYNERQNTDQAPLREDIPPNLSGKSDRSYTLFRNLLLYIPLAILLILMLYSETTEDNTILSFFLVVLTAILGVLVSVRYVLTSNENEMLLREREQRSIQADHLRMLAAQLAPILELDPLLTRIITIAANQLGFDAAILVLLGDYDSPLSRQSSLQVLAATSGAAEINTWEIHAEHLVEQVGFLGKEMAVQSTAPTSGLPIEIRQWQQDHGIPVTLFVPLRYQNKIIGSLGLSRSTSEYFGPHDSYLANAFAELAASAIEHAHLYQSAREHEGFARALANIAARLNSAVAEPAEIHQFICIEAANALQADYALLYSGDTNRQLLPLAYYVDPQEPPATFNDWPPIYQRDFEMQALGSLQPILMAIEQRESTGKLPAISGQFPAILTSRSNPSLPAISGRAVPEGFRGRGARVSSLREALQRRYVRTAILAPLIAKDTPVALLVLARSLRTSAQKKKSFVIADLAQAQDFAEQAAIAFTNAQLYFQLHTAHKRLQELDQLKDQFMITASHELRTPLTAVQGYLELLVQYGDALPAEQRQEFLQKAQRGCEELVILLSNVMDASRLEVEAGIRPAHIERVSVQEVIRNILDLIEPQAKKENRALYVHIPAKLFVQADPGRLRQVFLNLSVNALKYSPEGTPVTFYARIVQDPQPAAIISVADKGKGIKPQDQAKLFQRFVRLEDDLNSTVRGSGLGLYISRRLIEAMGGQIWIESSGIPGTGTIFHVRLPLA